From Halorussus lipolyticus:
CGACGTGACCGTCGGACTCAACCGCGTCGGCGTCACCGGCGTCACGAAGTTAGTCGAACTCGCCCGCCCCGACAAGCGCCCCATCGTGCTGACCGCCGAGTTCGAAGTCTTGGTGGACCTCCCAAGTTGGCGCAAGGGAGCGGACATGAGCCGGAACATGGAGGTCGTGGACGAGATTCTGGAGGACGCGGTGGCCGAACCCACCTACTCGGTCGAAGATTTGTGCGGCGAAGTCGCCGAGCGCCTGCTGGAGAAACACGACTACACATCGAAGGCCGAGGTCCAGATGGAAGCCGAGTACATGATAAAGGACGAGACCCCGGCCAGCGAGCGCCCGACGCAGGCCACCGCGGACATCATCGCCAGCGCCACCGCGACCGACGAGGGCACCCGCGAGGAGATCGGCGCGCGCGTCACCGGCATGACGGTCTGTCCCTGCTCGCAGGGGATGATGAGCCAGACCGCCCGCGAGAAGTTGCAGGACCTCGGCGTCGGCGAGGAGGAAGTCAGCGAGTTCCTGCGTGAGGTCCCGC
This genomic window contains:
- the mptA gene encoding GTP cyclohydrolase MptA — its product is MSEQLPDVQASEPDVTVGLNRVGVTGVTKLVELARPDKRPIVLTAEFEVLVDLPSWRKGADMSRNMEVVDEILEDAVAEPTYSVEDLCGEVAERLLEKHDYTSKAEVQMEAEYMIKDETPASERPTQATADIIASATATDEGTREEIGARVTGMTVCPCSQGMMSQTAREKLQDLGVGEEEVSEFLREVPQAGHSQRGHATLTVESDGAPEANLMDVIEVARDSMSARIYNLAKRPDEDHMTFEAHANAKFVEDCVRDMAEGVVAEFPDLPDDAVVTMKQSNDESIHQHNAHAERVAEVGTLRDELADD